Proteins encoded by one window of Streptomyces sp. NBC_01477:
- a CDS encoding adenylyl cyclase, translated as MNAPALPPAPPPTSGFSRRAALGALAALAATPVLAGRATAAPGSTASTGTTATTRTTGTSAAAADPDLGPNVLIFDPAMPIADIQAKVSSVFSTQESNQFGTERFALLFKPGTYDGLDVNVGFYTHVAGLGLSPDDVDIHGLVHVEADWMQGNATQNFWRSAENLSVTPTGGSNRWAVSQAAPLRRVHIRGEVPLWNGYDGWSSGGFMADCKVDGRVVSGSQQQWLTRSSTLGSWDGSVWNMVFVGVDGAPPQNFPNPSHTVVDRAPVVREKPFLYVDGSGAYQVFVPALRTAASGVTWSGGAQGESIPLSDFHVAKPGDSTATINAALAQGKHLLVTPGVYQLDATVEVTRAGTVVLGLGIATLVPGGGITALSVADVDGVKISGLLIDAGAANSAVLVRVGPQGASAGHAADPTLLQDVFVRIGGAQAGRATVSVEINSSDVIGDNLWLWRADHGSGVGWDVNTSDTGLVVNGANVTMYGLFVEHHQKAEVVWNGNGGRTYFFQNEMPYDPPNQAAWTDGSRNGYPAYRVADAVTSHEAWGVGSYCLFLNDPTVVAENAFQVPDRAGVAFHDLVTVSLGGDGTISHVINTAGDPVNSANTGISYLVSYP; from the coding sequence ATGAACGCCCCCGCACTTCCCCCCGCCCCACCCCCCACCAGCGGTTTCTCCCGGCGCGCGGCCCTCGGCGCGCTGGCGGCCCTCGCGGCCACCCCGGTGCTGGCCGGCCGGGCCACGGCGGCGCCCGGCAGCACAGCGAGCACCGGCACCACCGCCACCACCAGGACCACCGGCACCTCCGCCGCCGCCGCGGACCCGGACCTCGGCCCCAATGTGCTGATCTTCGACCCCGCCATGCCGATCGCCGACATCCAGGCCAAGGTCAGCAGCGTCTTCTCGACCCAGGAGAGCAACCAGTTCGGCACCGAGCGCTTCGCGCTGCTCTTCAAGCCGGGCACCTACGACGGCCTCGACGTCAACGTCGGCTTCTACACCCATGTGGCCGGCCTCGGCCTGTCCCCCGACGACGTCGACATCCACGGCCTGGTGCATGTCGAGGCCGACTGGATGCAGGGCAACGCCACACAGAATTTCTGGCGCAGCGCCGAGAACCTGTCGGTGACGCCGACCGGCGGCAGCAACCGGTGGGCGGTCTCGCAGGCCGCCCCGCTGCGCCGGGTCCACATCCGCGGCGAGGTCCCGCTGTGGAACGGCTACGACGGCTGGTCCAGCGGCGGCTTCATGGCCGACTGCAAGGTCGACGGCCGGGTCGTGTCCGGCTCCCAGCAGCAGTGGCTGACCCGCAGCAGCACGCTGGGCTCGTGGGACGGCTCGGTGTGGAACATGGTCTTCGTCGGAGTCGACGGAGCGCCCCCGCAGAATTTCCCCAACCCCTCCCACACGGTGGTCGACCGGGCCCCGGTGGTCCGCGAGAAGCCGTTCCTGTACGTCGACGGCTCGGGTGCCTACCAGGTGTTCGTGCCCGCGCTGCGGACCGCGGCCAGCGGCGTCACCTGGAGCGGCGGCGCACAGGGCGAGTCGATACCGCTGAGCGACTTCCACGTCGCCAAGCCGGGCGACTCGACCGCGACGATCAACGCGGCGCTGGCGCAGGGCAAGCACCTGCTGGTCACCCCCGGCGTCTACCAGCTCGACGCGACCGTCGAGGTGACCCGGGCGGGCACGGTGGTGCTGGGCCTGGGCATCGCGACGCTGGTACCCGGCGGTGGGATCACCGCGCTGTCGGTGGCCGACGTCGACGGCGTGAAGATCTCGGGTCTGCTGATCGACGCGGGCGCGGCGAATTCGGCGGTCCTGGTCAGGGTCGGCCCGCAGGGTGCGTCGGCCGGGCACGCGGCCGATCCGACGCTGCTGCAGGACGTCTTCGTCCGGATCGGCGGCGCTCAGGCGGGCCGAGCGACGGTCAGCGTGGAGATCAACAGCTCGGACGTGATCGGCGACAACCTGTGGCTGTGGCGCGCCGACCACGGCAGCGGGGTCGGCTGGGACGTCAACACCAGTGACACGGGCCTGGTCGTCAACGGGGCGAACGTCACGATGTACGGGCTGTTCGTGGAGCACCACCAGAAGGCCGAGGTGGTGTGGAACGGCAACGGCGGGCGTACGTACTTCTTCCAGAACGAGATGCCCTACGACCCGCCGAACCAGGCGGCCTGGACGGACGGTTCGCGGAACGGCTACCCGGCCTACCGGGTGGCGGACGCCGTCACCTCGCACGAGGCGTGGGGGGTCGGCAGCTACTGCCTCTTCCTGAACGACCCGACCGTCGTCGCGGAGAACGCTTTCCAGGTGCCGGACCGGGCCGGGGTGGCCTTCCACGACCTGGTCACCGTCTCGCTCGGCGGCGACGGCACGATCAGCCACGTGATCAACACCGCCGGCGACCCGGTGAACAGCGCCAACACCGGCATCTCCTACCTGGTGAGCTACCCGTGA
- a CDS encoding discoidin domain-containing protein has product MHRPFRTGRARRAVAPLAATALAVAGLAVLQAPAAHAAGSVVKVTGSQGNWQLTVDGAPYEVKGLTWGPPPGDAAKDLPDVAKMGVNTIRTWGTDATSAPLFDAAAANGIKVIAGFWLQPGGGPGSGGCVNYLTDTTYKSDMLAEFPKWVNTYKDNPGVLMWDVGNESVLGLQNCYSGDELEQQRNAYTTFVNDLSKAIHAIDPNHPVTSTDAWTGAWPYYKKNTPDLDLLAVNSYKDVCNVKSAWEAGGYDKPYIVTEGGPAGSWEVQNDANGVADEPTDQQKADGYTNAWNCVTSHQGVALGATLFHYGNEDDFGGIWFNLVPDGLKRPSYYAVKRAFGGSTAGDNLPPQVADMSVTDATAGVPAGGRVTISTRTSDPENDPISYQVLFSSLYIDNNGALAPAATTDNGGGSLSATAPDKVGVYIAYVKATDTHGNVGYGSKSVRIVPPKADGTNVALNKPATASSFQTDPTGGCPCTAADAVDGSYTTRWSSDWSDPQWVQVDLGRSTTFKHVQLAWESAYAKAYDIQTSDDGQNWTTVKSVTDGNGNIDDLDVSGTGRYVRLQGTQRGTGYGYSLYEFGIYS; this is encoded by the coding sequence ATGCACCGACCCTTCCGCACCGGGCGGGCCCGCCGCGCGGTGGCCCCGCTCGCGGCGACCGCGCTGGCCGTCGCCGGCCTGGCCGTGCTCCAGGCACCCGCCGCGCACGCGGCGGGCAGCGTGGTCAAGGTGACCGGCTCGCAGGGCAACTGGCAGCTCACCGTGGACGGCGCCCCCTACGAGGTCAAGGGGCTCACCTGGGGCCCGCCCCCCGGTGACGCGGCCAAGGACCTGCCGGACGTGGCGAAGATGGGCGTCAACACGATCCGCACCTGGGGAACCGACGCCACCAGCGCCCCGCTGTTCGACGCGGCGGCGGCCAACGGCATCAAGGTCATCGCCGGCTTCTGGCTCCAGCCGGGCGGCGGTCCCGGCTCCGGCGGCTGCGTCAACTACCTGACGGACACCACCTACAAGTCGGACATGCTGGCCGAGTTCCCGAAGTGGGTGAACACCTACAAGGACAACCCCGGTGTGCTGATGTGGGACGTCGGCAACGAGTCGGTGCTCGGCCTGCAGAACTGCTACAGCGGCGACGAGCTGGAGCAGCAGCGCAACGCGTACACCACGTTCGTCAACGACCTGTCGAAGGCGATCCACGCGATCGACCCGAACCACCCGGTGACGTCCACCGACGCCTGGACCGGCGCCTGGCCGTACTACAAGAAGAACACCCCGGACCTCGACCTGCTCGCGGTCAACTCCTACAAGGACGTCTGCAATGTGAAGTCCGCCTGGGAGGCGGGCGGTTACGACAAGCCGTACATCGTGACCGAGGGCGGCCCGGCCGGTTCGTGGGAGGTGCAGAACGACGCCAACGGGGTGGCCGACGAGCCGACCGACCAGCAGAAGGCCGACGGCTACACCAACGCCTGGAACTGCGTCACCTCGCACCAGGGCGTCGCGCTCGGCGCCACGCTCTTCCACTACGGCAACGAGGACGACTTCGGCGGCATCTGGTTCAACCTGGTCCCCGACGGGCTCAAGCGGCCCTCGTACTACGCGGTGAAGCGGGCGTTCGGCGGCAGCACCGCGGGCGACAACCTGCCGCCGCAGGTGGCCGACATGAGCGTCACCGACGCCACCGCCGGGGTGCCGGCCGGCGGCAGGGTGACGATCAGCACCAGGACCAGCGACCCGGAGAACGACCCGATCAGCTACCAGGTGCTCTTCAGCAGCCTCTACATCGACAACAACGGCGCCCTCGCCCCGGCCGCCACCACCGACAACGGCGGCGGCTCGCTCAGCGCCACCGCGCCGGACAAGGTCGGCGTCTACATCGCCTACGTCAAGGCCACCGACACGCACGGCAATGTGGGCTACGGCTCGAAGTCGGTGCGTATCGTGCCGCCGAAGGCGGACGGCACCAACGTGGCCCTGAACAAGCCCGCCACCGCCTCGTCCTTCCAGACCGACCCGACCGGCGGCTGCCCCTGCACCGCGGCCGACGCGGTCGACGGCAGCTACACCACCCGCTGGTCGAGCGACTGGAGCGACCCGCAGTGGGTCCAGGTCGACCTGGGCCGGAGCACCACGTTCAAGCACGTCCAGCTCGCCTGGGAGTCCGCGTACGCGAAGGCGTACGACATCCAGACCTCCGACGACGGGCAGAACTGGACGACGGTGAAGTCGGTGACCGACGGCAACGGCAACATCGACGACCTCGATGTGAGCGGCACCGGCCGCTACGTCCGCCTCCAGGGCACCCAGCGCGGCACCGGTTACGGCTACTCGCTGTACGAGTTCGGTATCTACAGCTGA
- a CDS encoding class II fumarate hydratase, producing the protein MSDSDATTDGGYRTEHDSMGEVRVPAAAKWRAQTQRAVENFPISGGRLERAHIEALARIKAAAARTNAKLGVLDEEVAGAIAEAAEEVAAGRWDEHFPVDVFQTGSGTSSNMNANEVIATLAAERLGRPVHPNDDVNASQSSNDVFPSSLHIAATAAVTGDLIPALTHLAESLERKAAEFATVVKAGRTHLMDATPVTLGQEFGGYAAQVRYGVERLRASLPRLAELPLGGTAVGTGINTPPGFPAAVIAEVARATGLPLTEARDHFEAQGARDGVVETSGQLRTIAVGLTKIANDLRWMASGPRTGLAEIALPDLQPGSSIMPGKVNPVVPEAVLMVAAQVIGNDTTVTVAGAAGNFELNVMLPVIARNVLESVRLLANVSRLLADRTVDGITANAERAREYAESSPSVVTPLNRYIGYEEAAKVAKRALAEHRTIREAVIEGGYVERGLLSEKQLDDALDVLRMTRP; encoded by the coding sequence ATGAGTGACAGCGACGCGACCACGGACGGCGGCTACCGCACCGAGCACGACTCGATGGGCGAGGTGCGGGTGCCCGCCGCGGCGAAGTGGCGGGCGCAGACGCAGCGGGCGGTGGAGAATTTCCCGATCTCCGGCGGGCGGCTTGAGCGGGCGCACATCGAGGCGCTGGCGCGCATCAAGGCCGCCGCCGCGCGGACCAACGCGAAGCTCGGCGTCCTGGACGAGGAGGTGGCCGGGGCCATCGCGGAGGCGGCCGAGGAGGTCGCGGCCGGCCGCTGGGACGAGCACTTCCCGGTGGACGTCTTCCAGACCGGCTCGGGCACCTCGTCGAACATGAACGCCAACGAGGTCATCGCGACCCTGGCGGCCGAGCGGCTGGGCCGTCCGGTCCACCCCAACGACGACGTCAACGCCAGCCAGTCGTCCAACGACGTCTTCCCCTCCTCCCTGCACATCGCCGCGACCGCGGCCGTCACCGGCGACCTGATCCCGGCGCTCACCCATCTGGCGGAGTCGCTGGAGCGCAAGGCGGCGGAATTCGCCACGGTGGTGAAGGCGGGCCGCACCCATCTGATGGACGCCACTCCGGTGACACTGGGCCAGGAGTTCGGCGGTTACGCCGCCCAGGTGCGCTACGGCGTCGAGCGGTTGCGGGCGTCGCTGCCGCGGCTGGCGGAGCTGCCGCTGGGCGGCACCGCGGTCGGCACCGGCATCAACACCCCGCCCGGCTTCCCCGCGGCGGTCATCGCCGAGGTGGCGCGGGCCACCGGGCTGCCGCTGACCGAGGCGCGCGACCACTTCGAGGCGCAGGGCGCGCGGGACGGCGTGGTGGAGACCTCCGGCCAGCTGCGTACGATCGCGGTGGGGCTGACGAAGATCGCCAACGACCTGCGCTGGATGGCGTCGGGTCCGCGGACCGGCCTGGCCGAGATCGCGCTGCCCGACCTCCAGCCGGGCTCGTCGATCATGCCGGGCAAGGTCAACCCGGTGGTGCCCGAGGCGGTGCTGATGGTGGCCGCCCAGGTGATCGGCAACGACACGACGGTCACGGTGGCGGGCGCGGCGGGCAATTTCGAGCTGAACGTGATGCTGCCGGTGATCGCCCGCAATGTGCTGGAGTCGGTGCGCCTGCTGGCCAATGTCAGCCGGTTGCTCGCGGACCGCACGGTCGACGGGATCACCGCGAACGCCGAGCGGGCGCGCGAGTACGCCGAGTCGTCCCCGTCCGTCGTCACCCCGCTGAACAGGTACATCGGCTACGAGGAGGCCGCGAAGGTGGCGAAGCGGGCGCTGGCGGAGCACAGGACGATCCGCGAGGCGGTGATCGAGGGCGGCTATGTGGAGCGCGGACTGCTGTCCGAAAAGCAGCTGGACGACGCACTCGACGTGTTGCGTATGACCCGTCCGTAA
- the fomD gene encoding cytidylyl-2-hydroxypropylphosphonate hydrolase: MTAHTETGTATPAGEPRGRFWAPGEQVLWRYRGNGTDAVHIARPVTVVRDDAELLAVWMAPGTPVVRPVLADGTPVHREPLATRYVKPRTTRVEKWWGAGVLKLARPGEPWSVWLFWDQEWRFRSWYVNLEEPLRRWSGGVDSEDHFLDIAVHQDRSWRWLDEDEFAQAQADGLMPAALAAQVRRAGLRAVGVIRAWGPPFSEGWQDWRPDPRWPLPALPADWDRPADNPGDIGRDQRGDRAEERFAVRPARRSA; the protein is encoded by the coding sequence ATGACAGCCCATACCGAGACGGGGACCGCGACCCCGGCAGGAGAACCGCGGGGGCGCTTCTGGGCGCCCGGCGAGCAGGTGCTGTGGCGCTACCGGGGCAACGGTACGGACGCGGTGCACATCGCCCGCCCGGTGACCGTGGTGCGCGACGACGCGGAACTGCTCGCGGTGTGGATGGCGCCCGGCACGCCGGTGGTGCGCCCGGTGCTCGCGGACGGTACACCGGTCCACCGGGAGCCGCTGGCGACCCGGTACGTCAAGCCGCGGACCACCAGGGTGGAGAAGTGGTGGGGTGCGGGCGTCCTCAAGCTCGCCCGTCCGGGTGAGCCGTGGTCGGTGTGGTTGTTCTGGGACCAGGAGTGGCGGTTCCGCAGCTGGTACGTGAACCTGGAGGAGCCGCTGCGCCGCTGGTCGGGCGGAGTGGACTCGGAGGACCACTTCCTGGATATCGCGGTGCACCAGGACCGCAGCTGGCGGTGGCTCGACGAGGACGAATTCGCCCAGGCGCAGGCCGACGGCCTGATGCCGGCGGCGCTCGCGGCGCAGGTACGGCGCGCGGGCCTGCGGGCGGTCGGGGTGATCAGGGCCTGGGGCCCGCCGTTCAGCGAGGGCTGGCAGGACTGGCGGCCCGACCCGCGGTGGCCGCTTCCGGCGCTGCCGGCGGACTGGGACCGTCCGGCGGACAATCCCGGGGATATAGGCCGCGACCAGCGCGGGGACCGGGCCGAGGAGCGTTTCGCGGTCCGGCCCGCGAGACGATCCGCCTGA
- a CDS encoding class I SAM-dependent DNA methyltransferase, whose protein sequence is MGDRYDEAFPHKEGQLAAGGWLAASVPPGSRVLDLGCGTGLPTAGQLADAGLRVTGVDLSAGMITRARANVPAAQFLRADIAHLPAGEPLAPGSFAGVAAFFSLLMLRRAEIPPALLAIHTLLEPGGLLALSMVEADVDDVPIPFLGHTIRVSGYLRDELRQVVTDAGFEVIKEDAYAYAPASTDVPPEQQIFLSCRRG, encoded by the coding sequence ATCGGCGACCGGTACGACGAGGCCTTCCCGCACAAGGAGGGCCAGCTCGCCGCGGGCGGCTGGCTGGCGGCCTCGGTGCCGCCCGGCTCCCGGGTGCTCGACCTCGGCTGCGGCACCGGGCTGCCGACCGCGGGGCAGCTGGCCGACGCGGGGCTGCGGGTCACCGGCGTGGACCTGTCCGCCGGGATGATCACCAGGGCCAGGGCCAATGTCCCGGCGGCGCAGTTCCTGCGGGCCGACATCGCGCACCTGCCCGCCGGCGAACCGCTGGCGCCCGGCTCCTTCGCCGGCGTCGCCGCCTTCTTCTCGCTGCTGATGCTGCGCCGTGCGGAGATCCCGCCCGCCCTGCTGGCGATCCATACGCTGCTGGAGCCCGGCGGGCTGCTGGCGCTGTCGATGGTCGAGGCGGATGTGGACGATGTGCCGATTCCGTTCCTCGGTCACACGATCCGGGTATCCGGTTATCTACGGGACGAACTGCGACAGGTCGTCACGGATGCGGGCTTCGAGGTGATCAAGGAGGATGCGTACGCGTACGCGCCTGCCAGTACGGACGTGCCGCCCGAGCAGCAGATCTTCCTCTCCTGCCGGCGCGGGTGA
- a CDS encoding ATP-binding SpoIIE family protein phosphatase translates to MTTDPPRPPRHTAAPAPDPRGGYSLPENPKDNVPEPLTGPPAGPLTDAPARPGAPQDDAADPPHRSAPPEAAGHRDHDHDRPDPDAGCGGRDQGAAAPHHDQRPGGEPPTTFVGTPSRGTPIEAAGHPADEESAGMRIPMPAQTGPEADRLRYVGAATRRIARGVDLDEILLGLCRSAVPAFADAILVYLREPLPVGDERPSGPLRLRLRRSDGGLEGPSEPDDDAPVGATPLLPALLPTMEPSFGGTGDSIGVLLDGPLAEVLRGVRPVFADSVRAADALAELLGHPDDAVGLPTGRRALLAPLRGRRRVIGAAVLLRRAGRPPFESDDLLVAAQLATHTALGVDKAVLYGREAYIADALQREMLPDSLPQPTGVQLASRYLPAAESARVGGDWYDAIPLPGSRVALVVGDVMGHSMTSAAIMGQLRTTVQTLAGLDLAPQEVLYHLDEQAQRLGQDRMATCVYAVYDPIAHRLIVANAGHPPPLLLHADGLAEVLRVPPGAPIGVGGVPFEAVELPAPAGATLLLYTDGLVESRSRDVWGGIELLRERLHDAASVVSPPPLEPLCDEVLEILGPGDRDDDIALLAARFDGIAPSDVAYWFLEPQPQTPGRARRLVRQALRRWDLEDQLEAAELLVSEIVTNAVRYAERPITLRLLRTDVLRCEVGDDAPLLPRMRHAAPEEEGGRGLYLVNRMAQRWGATRLGAGKVVWFELPL, encoded by the coding sequence GTGACCACGGACCCGCCCCGACCACCCAGGCACACCGCCGCGCCTGCGCCGGACCCGCGTGGCGGCTACAGCCTGCCGGAGAATCCGAAGGACAACGTGCCGGAGCCGCTGACCGGCCCGCCCGCCGGGCCGCTGACGGACGCCCCCGCCCGACCGGGCGCACCGCAGGACGACGCGGCCGACCCGCCGCACCGGTCCGCGCCGCCGGAGGCGGCGGGACACCGCGACCACGACCACGACCGTCCCGACCCGGACGCGGGCTGCGGCGGCCGGGACCAGGGCGCGGCAGCGCCGCACCACGACCAGCGCCCCGGTGGGGAGCCGCCGACGACCTTCGTCGGCACCCCGTCCCGCGGCACCCCCATTGAAGCGGCCGGGCACCCGGCGGACGAGGAGTCGGCGGGGATGCGTATCCCGATGCCGGCGCAGACGGGCCCGGAGGCCGACCGGCTGCGCTACGTCGGCGCGGCCACCCGGCGGATCGCCCGCGGGGTCGACCTCGACGAGATCCTGCTGGGACTGTGCCGCTCAGCGGTGCCGGCCTTCGCCGACGCGATCCTGGTCTATCTGCGCGAGCCGCTGCCGGTCGGCGACGAGCGCCCCTCAGGACCGCTGCGGCTGCGGCTGCGCCGCTCCGACGGCGGACTCGAAGGCCCGTCGGAGCCCGACGACGACGCACCGGTCGGCGCCACCCCGCTGCTGCCCGCGCTGCTGCCGACAATGGAGCCGTCGTTCGGCGGTACGGGCGACTCCATCGGCGTCCTGCTCGACGGGCCGCTCGCCGAGGTGCTGCGCGGGGTCCGCCCGGTCTTCGCGGACTCGGTACGGGCCGCCGACGCGCTGGCCGAACTGCTCGGCCACCCGGACGACGCGGTCGGCCTGCCCACCGGGCGCCGGGCGCTGCTCGCCCCCTTGCGCGGCCGGCGCCGGGTGATCGGCGCGGCGGTCCTGCTGCGGCGGGCGGGCCGGCCGCCGTTCGAGTCCGACGACCTGCTGGTCGCCGCCCAGCTCGCCACGCACACCGCGCTGGGCGTGGACAAGGCGGTGCTGTACGGGCGCGAGGCGTACATCGCGGACGCCCTGCAACGCGAAATGCTGCCCGACTCGCTCCCCCAGCCCACCGGTGTCCAGCTGGCCAGCCGGTATCTTCCGGCCGCCGAGTCCGCGCGGGTCGGCGGCGACTGGTACGACGCGATCCCGCTGCCCGGCAGCCGGGTGGCGCTGGTGGTCGGCGACGTCATGGGCCACTCCATGACCTCGGCGGCGATCATGGGCCAGCTGCGTACCACCGTCCAGACGCTGGCCGGGCTCGACCTGGCCCCGCAGGAGGTGCTCTACCACCTCGACGAGCAGGCCCAGCGGCTCGGCCAGGACCGCATGGCGACCTGCGTCTACGCCGTCTACGACCCGATCGCGCACCGGCTGATCGTGGCCAACGCCGGTCACCCGCCGCCCTTGCTGCTGCACGCGGACGGCCTCGCCGAGGTGCTCCGGGTGCCGCCGGGCGCCCCGATCGGCGTCGGCGGGGTGCCCTTCGAGGCCGTCGAGCTGCCCGCGCCCGCCGGGGCGACGCTGCTGCTCTACACCGACGGCCTGGTGGAGTCCCGCAGCCGGGACGTGTGGGGCGGCATCGAACTGCTGCGGGAACGGCTGCACGACGCCGCGTCCGTCGTCTCCCCGCCGCCGCTGGAGCCGCTGTGCGACGAGGTGCTGGAGATCCTCGGGCCCGGCGACCGGGACGACGACATCGCGCTGCTCGCGGCCCGCTTCGACGGCATCGCGCCCAGCGACGTCGCCTACTGGTTCCTCGAGCCGCAGCCGCAGACCCCCGGCCGGGCCCGCCGCCTGGTCCGCCAGGCGCTGCGCCGCTGGGACCTTGAGGACCAGTTGGAGGCGGCCGAGCTGCTCGTCAGCGAGATCGTCACCAACGCGGTGCGGTACGCCGAACGGCCGATCACGCTGCGGCTGCTGCGTACGGATGTCCTGCGCTGCGAGGTCGGCGACGACGCGCCGCTGCTTCCCCGGATGCGCCACGCGGCGCCCGAGGAGGAGGGCGGGCGCGGGCTCTACCTCGTCAACCGGATGGCGCAGCGGTGGGGAGCGACTCGCTTGGGCGCGGGCAAGGTGGTCTGGTTCGAGCTCCCCCTCTGA
- a CDS encoding catalase, translating into MTTQNVPPTTNNAGIPVESDEHSLTLGADGPILLQDHYLIEKMAQFNRERVPERVVHAKGSGAYGHFRVTNDVSQFTKADLFQPGRETKMLARFSTVAGEQGSPDSWRDPRGFALKFYTQHGNYDLVGNNTPVFFVRDTIKFQDFIRSQKRRPDNGLRDNDMQWDFWTLSPESAHQVTWLMGDRGIPRTYRHMNGYGSHTFMWINAGGTKFWVKYHFKTDQGIDFLPQADADALAGENADAHRQDLWESIQRGDHPSWTLYVQVMPFEDAADYRFNPFDLTKVWPHGDYPLIEVGRMTLDENPEDFFVHIEQAAFEPSSMVPGIGPSPDKMLLGRLFSYPDTHRYRIGPNYAQLPPNRPHVPVRSYAKDGPMRFEPNRVGAPYAPNSYGGPAASPEAYGDIAGWQAAGEMVREAYTLHREDDDFGQPGTMVRDVLDDAARERLVGNVAGHLSDGVSAPVLERAFAYWRSVDREVGDRIAAAVKTG; encoded by the coding sequence ATGACCACCCAGAACGTACCGCCGACGACGAACAACGCGGGAATCCCGGTGGAGAGCGACGAGCATTCGCTCACGCTCGGCGCCGACGGCCCCATCCTGCTGCAGGACCACTACCTGATCGAGAAGATGGCCCAGTTCAACCGGGAACGGGTGCCGGAACGGGTCGTGCACGCCAAGGGCAGCGGGGCCTACGGGCACTTCCGGGTCACCAACGACGTCAGCCAGTTCACCAAGGCGGACCTCTTCCAGCCGGGCCGGGAGACGAAGATGCTGGCCCGCTTCTCGACGGTGGCCGGCGAGCAGGGCAGCCCGGACAGCTGGCGGGACCCGCGCGGCTTCGCGCTGAAGTTCTACACCCAGCACGGCAACTACGACCTGGTCGGCAACAACACCCCGGTGTTCTTCGTCCGGGACACGATCAAGTTCCAGGACTTCATCCGCAGCCAGAAGCGCCGTCCGGACAACGGGCTGCGCGACAACGACATGCAGTGGGACTTCTGGACCCTGTCGCCGGAATCCGCGCACCAGGTCACCTGGCTGATGGGCGACCGCGGCATCCCGCGCACGTACCGGCACATGAACGGCTACGGCTCGCACACGTTCATGTGGATCAACGCGGGCGGCACCAAGTTCTGGGTGAAGTACCACTTCAAGACCGACCAGGGCATCGACTTCCTGCCGCAGGCCGACGCGGACGCGCTGGCCGGGGAGAACGCCGACGCGCACCGGCAGGACCTGTGGGAGTCGATCCAGCGCGGCGACCACCCGTCCTGGACGCTGTACGTGCAGGTCATGCCGTTCGAGGACGCGGCGGACTACCGCTTCAACCCGTTCGACCTGACGAAGGTGTGGCCGCACGGCGACTACCCGCTGATCGAGGTCGGCCGGATGACGCTGGACGAGAACCCGGAGGACTTCTTCGTCCACATCGAGCAGGCGGCGTTCGAGCCGTCGAGCATGGTGCCGGGCATCGGCCCGTCGCCGGACAAGATGCTGCTCGGGCGGCTGTTCTCGTACCCCGACACGCACCGCTACCGGATCGGCCCGAACTACGCGCAACTGCCGCCGAACCGGCCGCACGTACCGGTGCGCTCGTACGCCAAGGACGGCCCGATGCGCTTCGAGCCGAACCGGGTGGGCGCGCCCTACGCGCCGAACTCGTACGGCGGCCCGGCCGCCTCCCCGGAGGCGTACGGGGACATCGCCGGCTGGCAGGCGGCGGGCGAGATGGTGCGGGAGGCGTACACCCTGCACCGCGAGGACGACGACTTCGGGCAGCCGGGCACGATGGTGCGCGACGTGCTGGACGACGCGGCGCGCGAGCGGCTGGTCGGCAATGTGGCCGGGCATCTGAGCGACGGGGTCAGCGCCCCGGTGCTGGAGCGCGCCTTCGCCTACTGGCGCAGCGTCGACCGCGAGGTCGGCGACCGGATCGCGGCGGCCGTCAAGACCGGCTGA